A window of Gadus chalcogrammus isolate NIFS_2021 chromosome 16, NIFS_Gcha_1.0, whole genome shotgun sequence contains these coding sequences:
- the sst1.1 gene encoding somatostatin 1, tandem duplicate 1 produces the protein MMSVRSTLLLLSCAAMLSGSSAAPSDTKLRQLLQRSLLAPMPGQEETVRYTLAQLLSELAQAENEALGTDDQDEERMDLERAAGPMMAPRERKAGCKNFFWKTFTSC, from the exons ATGATGTCGGTCCGCTCCaccctgctgctgctctcctGTGCCGCGATGCTCAGCGGCTCCTCGGCAGCGCCGAGCGACACCAAGCTGCGGCAACTCCTGCAGAGATCCCTGCTGGCTCCGATGCCAGGCCAAGAG GAAACCGTTCGCTACACGCTCGCGCAGCTGTTGTCGGAGCTCGCACAGGCGGAGAACGAAGCGCTCGGGACGGATGATCAGGACGAAGAGCGCATGGATCTGGAGCGCGCCGCCGGTCCAATGATGGCTCCCCGCGAGCGCAAAGCTGGATGCAAAAACTTCTTCTGGAAAACTTTTACATCGTGTTGA
- the LOC130406494 gene encoding somatostatin-2-like: MKSLQCPATVLLLATILLLASQTTSSLSMDRMQKQRTPATGSMSQEWSKRALEDLLSQLTLPEGDSQQEAEVVSMVTGGAGTELERSVDNTPETLQRGRKAGCKNFYWKGFTVC; the protein is encoded by the exons ATGAAGTCTCTCCAGTGTCCCGCTACGGTGCTTCTCCTCGCCACGATTCTCCTTCTGGCCTCTCAGACAACCTCTTCTCTCAGTATGGACCGCATGCAGAAGCAGCGCACGCCAGCTACTGGATCCATGTCACAA GAATGGAGTAAGCGTGCACTTGAGGACCTGCTATCCCAACTCACACTGCCAGAAGGTGACAGCCAGCAGGAGGCTGAGGTGGTGTCCATGGTGACAGGGGGAGCCGGGACGGAGCTGGAGCGCTCTGTTGATAATACCCCCGAGACACTCCAACGAGGACGCAAGGCTGGCTGCAAGAACTTCTACTGGAAGGGCTTCACTGTCTGCTAA
- the col4a3 gene encoding collagen alpha-5(IV) chain has product MGILLLLLSLILPGHTQRSPCNCDGLRGEKGGAGAPGYHGLPGMIGYPGNEGPPGPSGAKGHQGLVGSSGPKGSRGLPGKPGFPGTPAQPGIPGSEGPIGQPGLPGCNGTKGGEGYLGLPGVPGPVGLPGIPGQHGPKGESFFFALGEEIEGIRGPPGQDGYAGKEGRQGYPGPSGVAGAEGQPGRPGTPGIPGEKGQEGISPVIPGPRGQKGDQGPPGIPGLKGVKLYAEGPTELKGEPGDTGEKGCPGTPGIPGRRGFKGAMGMRGDPGSLGEPGKDGALGSYGIPGEPGDQGAIGVPGIEGSKGEKGDTGPSGAPGELIQVNNILSGERGTAGLPGPPGPPGEQGLVGFPGLPGQPGEGLPGPAGSQGSPGSQGTSGQRGEPGPILTGPRGLPALPGDQGPTGEAGIPGIPDFLPGNIGPAGTKGHRGLVGVPGNRGNYGGRGDVCVLCPRSDTPGPPGPQGEPGESGETGPVGTPGLKGPQGLKGLTGLPGPQGLFGMPGAAGPPGPTGEKGFIEGTGEDGCVGDPGPPGKPGLHGVSGAPGLSGPKGIHGLKGHPGPAGPKGDRGTVGEPGPRGLTGPLGIKGMPGFGPLGAPGPKGSPGGIGPGGVPGYRGEDGAPGRTISSPGDPGEKGGRGLPGDPGPEGYTGLPGFPGFPGLSGEKGARGLSVQGPPGNTGLKGELGPPGSPGSSGFGSRGRPGPSGAPGMPGPKGEGAVGVPGRQGRPGPQGEDGSVGASGDPGVRGFPGSPGTPGRDGLPGARGCPGVDGLPGPFGPAGLCRPGLGGPPGPPGERGFIGFTGPRGERGQPGESGLPGEGVPGSGGPYGPPGFHGTPGARGPQGLKGFPGTAGESGTAGPRGDMGPAGPCGTPGPDGRVGEAGQPGAKGSLGVEGLSGSAGQPGVQGDTGEPGLRGEEVTVKVYGDPGDSGLHGSPGPTGPPGESGPLGPLGPDGQNGEPGTSGPRGFPGDRGRDGEPGTASFPGDLGDPGVMGLPGLKGEQGCAAALGVTGSHGAPGLTGLKGSKGEPSPAGSGPKGGQGERGEPGSAGAPSRKGERGDTGPAGVPGNIGIFGPKGRMGVPGPRAPPGFLGNRGSDGRPGASGCPGPDGLKGNRGAAGDPGPAGLRGNQGRDGIPGPAGEKGDLGGPGVGRKGADGDKGRSGLKGEVGLAGPEGPPGPPGPPGNVGPPGRAGPGGQPGRPGMDGLCSRGPKGDRGHTGALGPTGLQGTPGPPGAPGLGLKGSEGSKGAGGSLGSPGCRGNHGTRGQQGPEGSRGQPGPEGLSGDLGNMGPIGQKGEAGRAGEDGLLGVTGPTGKPGPKGKDFFQEVLLIPGDKGLPGYHGYEGQVGAQGVAGRQGPAGSPGPGGPSGGDGPAGLPGVPGPKGDSGPLGSQGIQGDEGLMGAKGHPGTPGPPGPFIRGEPDSFLFTRHSQQQSLPLCPAGSRLLFSGYSLLFINGNNRAHGQDLGTLGSCLPRFTTMPFLFCNIDSTCRYASRNDYSYWLSTDQSMPSDMAMISGDLLEKYVSRCAVCETRSNVIGIHSQTVQVPVCPAGWQSLWSGYSFVMQTGVGSEGSGQPLASPGSCLQEFRKIPFIECHGRGTCNYYTDSYSYWLAALDPNQLFSKPRAQTVKGDCPGSIISRCRVCMKQW; this is encoded by the exons GGGGGCGCAGGAGCCCCAGGCTACCATGGACTACCGGGGATGATTGGTTACCCTGGCAACGAAGGCCCCCCAGGGCCCTCTGGAGCCAAG GGTCACCAAGGTCTTGTTGGAAGCTCAGGACCAAAAGGCTCCAGG GGTCTTCCTGGAAAACCAGGTTTCCCTGGTACTCCAGCTCAGCCa GGAATACCTGGCAGTGAAGGACCTATCGGCCAGCCAGGACTCCCAGGATGCAATGGGACAAAG ggaggagaggggtatCTGGGGCTGCCTGGTGTTCCAGGTCCGGTTGGGTTACCA GGTATCCCTGGTCAACATGGACCCAAG GGAGAGTCATTCTTCTTTGCATTGGGAGAGGAAATTGAAGGCATCCGAGGGCCGCCTGGACAAGACGGATACGCA GGGAAGGAAGGACGTCAGGGCTATCCTGGGCCATCGGGGGTCGCGGGAGCAGAAGGCCAGCCT GGCAGGCCAGGGACACCGGGAATACCAGGAGAGAAG GGCCAAGAGGGCATCAGTCCAGTGATACCTGGACCTAGAGGACAGAAG GGCGACCAGGGCCCTCCAGGCATCCCCGGACTCAAAGGGGTCAAACTCTATGCTGAGGGGCCAACCGAACTCAAG GGGGAGCCAGGAGACACGGGCGAAAAGGGATGTCCTGGAACCCCT GGTATCCCGGGACGACGGGGCTTTAAAGGAGCTATGGGCATGAGGGGCGACCCTGGGTCTCTG GGAGAACCAGGGAAAGATGGAGCTCTTGGGTCTTATGGAATACCA GGAGAGCCAGGGGACCAAGGAGCCATTGGAGTACCTGGAATAGAAGGTTCAAAG ggggagaaaggggataCCGGGCCTTCAGGTGCTCCAGGAGAG CTCATCCAGGTGAACAACATCCTGAGCGGCGAGCGGGGAACAGCTGGTCTCCCTGGACCACCTGGACCACCTGGAGAGCAAG GCCTGGTTGGTTTCCCTGGACTTCCGGGTCAGCCAG GTGAGGGCCTTCCTGGCCCCGCAGGCTCCCAGGGGTCCCCAGGCTCCCAGGGGACCAgtggacagagaggagaaccaGGTCCAATTCTTACCGGACCCAGAGGTCTGCCTGCACTCCCTGGAGACCAAGGGCCAACTGGAGAGGCCGGTATTCCAGGAATACCAG ATTTCCTGCCAGGGAATATTGGCCCTGCAGGGACAAAGGGCCACCGGGGACTGGTGGGAGTGCCTGGAAACAGAGGAAACTATGGAGGAAGAG gggatgtgtgtgtgctctgcccACGCTCTGATACACctggaccccctggaccccagGGTGAGCCTGGTGAATCAGGAGAAACAG GTCCTGTTGGCACTCCAGGGTTGAAAGGTCCACAAGGGCTTAAAGGCCTTACAGGACTTCCTGGACCCCAG GGTCTGTTTGGGATGCCTGGTGCGGCTGGCCCTCCAGGGCCAACAGGTGAGAAGGGGTTCATcgaggggacaggagaggatGGATGTGTAGGGGACCCGGGACCCCCTGGGAAGCCTGGTCTCCATGGAGTCAGCGGCGCACCAGGTCTCTCAGGACCAAAAGGAATTCATGGCCTGAAGGGTCACCCG GGCCCGGCAGGACCTAAAGGAGACCGGGGAACCGTTGGGGAGCCTGGTCCCAGGGGGCTGACCGGACCCCTTGGGATCAAGGGAATGCCTGGGTTTGGACCCctaggggccccggggccaaaAGGCAGCCCAGGAGGGATTGGACCAGGAGGGGTGCCTGGATACCGAG GTGAAGATGGAGCCCCTGGAAGAACCATAAGTTCTCCTGGAGACccgggagagaaagggggacgAGGCCTTCCTGGTGACCCAGGACCTGAAG GTTACACTGGACTACCTGGCTTCCCTGGGTTCCCGGGGCTGTCTGGAGAGAAGGGAGCTAGGGGCCTCTCTGTCCAGGGGCCCCCAGGGAACACAGGGCTGAAGG GAGAACTTGGGCCCCCGGGTTCCCCTGGTTCTTCAGGGTTTGGCAGCAGAGGACGGCCAGGTCCCTCAGGGGCCCCAGGGATGCCCGGCCCCAAG GGTGAAGGGGCGGTGGGTGTCCCAGGACGGCAGGGGCGCCCCGGTCCCCAAGGAGAGGACGGCTcggtgggagccagtggagacCCTGGTGTTCGTGGGTTCCCTGGCTCCCCAGGGACTCCTGGGCGGGACGGGCTCCCAGGAGCCAGAG GGTGTCCCGGAGTAGACGGTTTACCTGGTCCATTTGGTCCTGCGGGACTGTGTCGTCCGGGGCTCGGTGGACCCCCCGGACCCCCTGGGGAGAGGGGCTTCATCGGCTTCACAG GAcccagaggggagagaggccaGCCAGGGGAGTCTGGTCTTCCAGGGGAAGGGGTCCCGGGATCAGGGGGTCCGTATGGACCTCCAGGGTTCCACGGGACCCCTGGAGCCAGGGGACCCCAAGGCCTGAAAGGATTCCCAGGAACGGCTGGCGAGTCAGGGACCGCCG GGCCCAGAGGAGATATGGGTCCAGCTGGTCCTTGTGGAACCCCCGGACCTGACGGGAGGGTAGGAGAAGCGGGCCAACCAGGCGCCAAAG GATCCCTGGGTGTTGAAGGACTCAGCGGCTCTGCCGGTCAGCCTGGAGTCCAAGGAGACACGGGGGAACCCGGACTCAGAGGGGAAGAGGTGACCGTCAAGGTGTATGGGGATCCTGGAGATTCTGGACTTCATG GGTCCCCAGGGCCGACTGGTCCCCCTGGGGAGAGCGGACCCCTAGGGCCCCTCGGTCCAGATGGACAGAATGGAGAACCAGGAACCTCAGGCCCCAGAG GATTccctggagaccgggggagagatggagaaccTGGAACTGCTAGTTTCCCCGGAGACCTTGGAGATCCGGGAGTCATGGGGCTGCcag gtCTTAAAGGAGAACAGGGCTGTGCTGCGGCGCTAGGCGTCACTGGTTCTCATGGAGCTCCGGGCTTGACTGGCCTCAAAGGTTCTAAAGGAGAACCAAGTCCTGCCGGATCTGGACCCAAaggagggcagggggagagg GGAGAACCAGGATCAGCTGGAGCTCCGtccaggaagggggagagaggggacacagGCCCAGCCGGCGTCCCAGGAAACATCGGCATCTTTGGGCCCAAAGGACGTATGGGGGTCCCTGGACCCCGAG CACCCCCTGGGTTTCTAGGAAACAGAGGTTCTGATGGACGACCGGGAGCCAGTGGTTGTCCAGGACCGGATGGCCTTAAAG GTAACAGAGGAGCGGCAGGTGACCCGGGACCTGCAGGACTCAGAGGAAACCAGGGTCGGGATGGGATCCCTGGCCCAGCTGGGGAGAAAGGAGATTTGGGAG GTCCTGGTGTCGGCAGAAAGGGAGCAGATGGAGACAAGGGACGATCTG GACTGAAGGGTGAGGTGGGGCTCGCTGGTCCTgagggcccccccggccccccaggccCTCCAGGGAACGTGGGCCCCCCTGGTAGGGCCGGCCCAGGAGGTCAACCCGGCAGACCAGGCATGGACGGCCTCTGTTCCCGCGGGCCCAAGGGAGACCGGGGCCACACTGGGGCCCTGGGACCCACAG GCCTCCAGGGGACCCCGGGGCCCCCAGGCGCCCCAGGGCTAGGGCTCAAGGGCAGTGAAGGGAGTAAAGGAGCCGGGGGCTCACTAGGGTCACCTGGTTGCCGTGGAAACCATGGGACACGAGGCCAGCAG GGTCCAGAGGGAAGCAGAGGTCAACCAGGACCCGAAGGCCTGAGTGGGGACCTGGGCAACATGGGGCCCATTG gtcagaAGGGAGAAGCAGGGAGGGCCGGGGAGGACGGTCTTCTGGGTGTCACAGGACCCACAGGGAAGCCAG GTCCCAAAGGCAAAGACTTTTTTCAGGAAGTGCTTTTAATACCTGGAGATAAAGGCTTACCTGGTTACCATGGATACGAGGGACAGGTGGGGGCTCAGGGGGTTGCTGGAAGGCAAGGTCCTGCAG GCTCTCCGGGGCCAGGGGGACCTTCTGGTGGAGACGGACCTGCTGGACTACCAGGAGTCCCGGGACCAAAGGGAGACTCAGGTCCTCTGGGATCACAAG GTATTCAAGGGGATGAGGGACTGATGGGCGCCAAGGGCCACCCCGGGACCCCGGGGCCCCCCGGGCCCTTCATCAGAGGGGAGCCAgacagcttcctgttcaccaGACACAGCCAGCAGCAGAGCCTTCCTCTCTGCCCTGCTGGGTCCCGCCTCCTCTTCTCTGGAtactccctcctcttcatcaacgGAAACAACAGAGCACATGGACAAGACCTGg gaacCCTGGGCAGTTGTTTACCTCGCTTTACCACCATGCCCTTCCTCTTCTGCAACATCGACAGCACCTGTCGCTATGCCTCCCGCAACGACTACTCCTATTGGCTGTCCACTGACCAATCAATGCCAAGTGATATGGCAATGATCTCTGGAGATTTACTTGAGAAATATGTCAGCCG GTGTGCCGTGTGCGAGACCAGGTCCAACGTGATCGGCATCCATAGCCAAACTGTCCAGGTCCCGGTCTGTCCGGCAGGGTGGCAGTCCCTCTGGTCGGGCTACTCGTTTGTCATG CAAACGGGCGTGGGCTCAGAGGGATCAGGACAGCCTCTGGCCTCTCCAGGGTCCTGCCTCCAGGAGTTCAGGAAGATTCCCTTCATCGAGTGTCACGGCAGAGGCACCTGCAACTACTACACAGACTCCTACAGCTACTGGCTGGCGGCCCTGGACCCAAACCAGCTCTTCAG TAAGCCCAGGGCCCAGACGGTGAAGGGGGACTGTCCCGGCAGCATCATCAGCCGCTGCCGAGTGTGTATGAAGCAGTGGTAG